One window from the genome of Spirosoma rhododendri encodes:
- the lon gene encoding endopeptidase La — MISEKELTTRLFLSDFDSDNLEIVPLGSPEGVDDDYELPENLPILPVRNTVLFPGMVIPVTVGRQKSIRLVKKAYKGNRIIGVTAQLNQQKDEPTADDLYQLGTVAYIIKMITLPDGNITIIIQGKKRFEIEEITQEDPYMTARVRQIDDSFPNVNKKEGKAMIQSLKDAAYKLLRLNPEIPQEARIALDNIESPTFLLHFLSSNINAEVSDKQRLLELTDGSQQASLLLEYMLREVQLLELKREIQSKASSDLDQQQRDYYLRQQMKVLQDELGMDNPDREVDELRMKADRKKWSPEVRSHFDKELSKLQRSNPMAPEYPVTMNYIELMVDLPWNEYTKDNFDLKRAQKILDGDHFGLEKVKERIIEYLAVLKLKNDMKAPILCLYGPPGVGKTSLGKSIAKALGRKYSRMALGGVHDEAEIRGHRKTYIGAMPGKVIQNIRKCGSSNPVFILDEIDKVSSDFRGDPSSALLEVLDPEQNSTFMDNYLETEFDLSRVLFVATANSLDTIHPALRDRMEIIDIAGYTVEEKVQIAKKYLIPKQRKDHGLKTKDLQIEDKAILKIIEGYTRESGVRNLEQKIGALVRKIAKSIAMEEEYNHVVKASDIHKMLGAEIFDKELYADDDIAGMVTGLAWTQVGGEILMIESSLSRGKGTLTLSGQLGDVMKESAITALSYLKAHADDLGLDYRVFNHYDLHIHIPAGAVPKDGPSAGITMLTSMASIYTQRKVKPYIAMTGEVTLRGKVLPVGGIKEKILAANRAGVKEIILCSKNRKDIEEINQQYIKDLTFHYVDTVDQVLDFALLKGQVGKPMKFVFPEEKELREVVERVY; from the coding sequence ATGATATCTGAAAAAGAGTTAACAACCCGCCTGTTTTTATCTGATTTCGATTCGGATAACCTGGAAATCGTGCCGTTAGGCTCGCCGGAAGGAGTTGACGATGATTACGAATTGCCCGAAAATCTGCCTATCCTGCCGGTTCGAAACACGGTTCTGTTTCCGGGGATGGTAATACCTGTGACCGTTGGTCGGCAGAAGTCGATCCGGCTGGTCAAGAAAGCGTACAAAGGGAATCGAATTATTGGTGTGACGGCGCAGCTCAATCAGCAGAAAGATGAGCCTACGGCCGACGATCTGTATCAGCTGGGTACGGTTGCATACATCATCAAGATGATTACCCTGCCCGATGGTAACATTACCATCATTATTCAGGGGAAGAAGCGATTTGAGATTGAGGAAATCACGCAGGAAGACCCGTACATGACGGCGCGGGTTCGGCAGATCGATGACTCGTTTCCGAACGTAAACAAGAAGGAAGGTAAAGCGATGATTCAGTCGCTGAAAGATGCAGCATACAAACTGCTTCGCCTGAATCCCGAAATTCCGCAGGAAGCCCGTATCGCGCTCGACAACATCGAAAGCCCGACTTTTCTGCTGCACTTCCTGTCGTCGAACATCAACGCCGAAGTGTCGGATAAGCAACGGCTGCTCGAACTGACCGATGGTAGTCAGCAGGCGAGTTTGTTGTTGGAATACATGCTGCGCGAAGTGCAGTTGCTCGAACTGAAGCGTGAGATTCAGTCGAAGGCCTCGTCGGACCTCGATCAGCAGCAACGGGACTATTACCTGCGGCAGCAGATGAAGGTGCTTCAGGACGAGCTGGGCATGGACAACCCGGACCGTGAAGTCGATGAGCTGCGGATGAAGGCCGACCGGAAGAAATGGTCGCCGGAAGTACGGTCGCACTTCGACAAAGAGCTGAGCAAACTGCAACGTTCCAACCCAATGGCCCCGGAATATCCGGTTACGATGAACTACATCGAGCTGATGGTTGACCTGCCGTGGAACGAGTACACAAAAGACAATTTCGACCTGAAGCGGGCGCAGAAAATTCTGGACGGCGACCACTTCGGGCTGGAAAAAGTAAAGGAGCGCATCATCGAATACCTGGCCGTTCTGAAGCTCAAGAACGACATGAAAGCGCCTATTCTGTGTCTGTATGGCCCGCCGGGCGTGGGTAAAACCTCGCTGGGTAAGTCGATTGCGAAGGCGCTTGGCCGTAAATACAGCCGGATGGCACTGGGTGGTGTTCACGACGAAGCCGAAATTCGCGGCCACCGCAAAACATACATCGGCGCGATGCCCGGCAAGGTGATTCAGAACATCCGCAAGTGCGGCTCCTCGAACCCGGTGTTTATCCTGGACGAGATTGACAAGGTCAGTTCCGACTTCCGGGGTGACCCCTCGTCGGCCCTGCTCGAAGTGCTCGACCCGGAGCAGAACTCGACGTTCATGGATAACTACCTCGAAACCGAGTTTGACCTGTCGCGGGTACTGTTCGTCGCCACGGCCAACTCGCTCGATACCATTCACCCCGCCCTGCGCGACCGGATGGAGATTATCGATATTGCGGGATATACCGTTGAGGAGAAAGTACAGATTGCCAAGAAGTACCTGATTCCGAAGCAGCGCAAAGACCACGGCCTGAAAACGAAAGACCTTCAGATCGAAGACAAAGCGATTCTGAAAATTATCGAAGGCTACACGCGGGAGTCGGGCGTGCGGAATCTGGAGCAGAAAATCGGCGCGCTGGTGCGGAAAATCGCCAAGTCGATCGCGATGGAGGAGGAGTACAACCACGTTGTAAAAGCGTCGGATATCCACAAAATGCTGGGTGCCGAAATCTTCGATAAGGAACTCTACGCCGATGACGATATTGCCGGGATGGTCACGGGCCTGGCCTGGACGCAGGTGGGTGGTGAGATTTTGATGATCGAATCGAGCCTGAGCCGGGGCAAAGGTACGCTTACGCTGTCGGGGCAACTCGGCGACGTGATGAAGGAGTCGGCTATTACGGCCCTGTCGTACCTGAAAGCACATGCCGACGATCTGGGGCTCGACTATCGGGTGTTCAACCACTACGATCTGCACATTCACATCCCGGCCGGTGCGGTGCCTAAAGACGGCCCGTCGGCAGGTATCACGATGCTGACGTCGATGGCATCCATCTATACGCAGCGGAAGGTGAAACCGTACATTGCCATGACCGGTGAGGTGACCCTGCGCGGGAAAGTACTGCCGGTGGGTGGCATCAAGGAAAAGATTCTGGCGGCCAACCGGGCGGGGGTTAAGGAGATTATTCTCTGCTCGAAAAATCGCAAGGATATCGAAGAGATCAATCAGCAATACATCAAAGACCTAACCTTCCACTACGTCGATACGGTTGATCAGGTACTTGACTTTGCGCTGTTGAAAGGGCAGGTTGGTAAGCCGATGAAGTTTGTGTTTCCCGAAGAAAAAGAGCTTCGGGAAGTTGTCGAACGGGTGTACTAA
- a CDS encoding AGE family epimerase/isomerase yields MFTRRSATDTTASDLQKLAADYQQALLRQVLPFWLEHSPDAAYGGYFDWLTTTGAVIEGDKSVVRQAQQAYAFARLYNTVDAQPRWLDHARLGVTFLSRFAHGDRLHCYDQLDRLGHPVALATTNEPDAYTLMAYAQFHRATNEDEWAMLAKSLLTNVLADLDDARAEMMAVRVPIIRQGRYLRDWVTGVRAMLSSRHLLDDDSWKDGMANLVQGIQQLFVDRRTDTVRAYVQSDGGYINTPEGRRVDVGLTLQLTNALFDYCELVPNRKLAQQAAGWCLYACEQAWDETAGGLRNFVDHKTQPMTEPDGYRWAWVMVEGLLALSKSYLYTRYADCLKWLRRLHEYTFAVFPSVTEPGWHLAVDTNRQPVWPTKASPLVDCYTPMCNLADIARVLQRIR; encoded by the coding sequence GTGTTTACCCGCCGATCAGCTACCGATACGACCGCTTCCGACCTGCAAAAACTCGCGGCCGATTATCAGCAGGCGTTGTTGCGGCAAGTGTTGCCATTCTGGCTGGAGCACAGCCCGGATGCAGCGTACGGCGGCTATTTCGACTGGCTAACTACGACTGGTGCTGTTATCGAAGGCGATAAATCCGTCGTTCGTCAAGCGCAACAGGCTTATGCATTTGCCCGGCTCTACAACACAGTCGATGCCCAGCCCCGCTGGCTCGACCATGCCCGCCTTGGCGTTACGTTTCTCAGTCGATTTGCGCACGGCGACCGGTTGCACTGCTACGATCAGCTCGATCGTCTGGGCCACCCGGTGGCGCTGGCGACAACCAACGAGCCGGACGCGTACACGCTCATGGCTTACGCGCAGTTTCACCGGGCTACCAACGAGGACGAATGGGCAATGCTGGCGAAGTCACTGCTGACGAATGTGCTGGCTGATTTGGACGATGCCCGCGCCGAGATGATGGCTGTTCGAGTACCAATCATTCGGCAGGGGCGGTATCTGCGGGATTGGGTGACCGGCGTCCGGGCCATGCTGAGCAGCCGGCATCTGCTCGACGACGATTCGTGGAAAGACGGAATGGCCAATCTTGTTCAGGGCATTCAACAACTGTTTGTCGACCGGCGGACAGATACCGTTCGGGCATACGTGCAGAGTGACGGTGGCTATATCAATACGCCCGAAGGCCGTCGGGTCGACGTTGGTCTGACGCTGCAACTCACCAACGCGCTCTTCGACTACTGCGAACTGGTGCCAAACCGAAAACTGGCGCAGCAGGCGGCTGGCTGGTGCCTGTACGCCTGCGAACAGGCCTGGGACGAAACGGCGGGTGGGTTACGAAATTTCGTTGATCATAAAACACAGCCGATGACAGAACCCGACGGCTACCGCTGGGCCTGGGTGATGGTCGAAGGGCTGCTGGCGCTTAGTAAAAGCTATTTGTACACCCGATATGCCGACTGTCTGAAATGGCTGCGCCGACTGCACGAGTACACATTTGCGGTTTTCCCCAGTGTCACCGAGCCGGGCTGGCACTTAGCTGTTGACACGAATCGGCAGCCAGTCTGGCCGACGAAAGCAAGCCCTTTGGTTGACTGTTACACGCCAATGTGTAATCTGGCCGACATTGCCAGGGTACTGCAACGAATTCGCTGA
- a CDS encoding OmpA/MotB family protein: MKQLLILVSAVVMMTSCNSKKRMAEIKSIQEARDKAIASLNDCDKRTADLRAQLSTQTTDLDSKTKQVGDLQAQIDYLKKTNTNLLDRMSDLSIVSKSGAESIKKSLETLNEQTKYTNNLNASIQRKDSINLALVMNLKRSLDDINDQDVQVEVKKGVVYVSISDKLLFRSGSYDITPRAETVLGKVAKVVNDHKDLDILVEGHTDIVPISTAAIKDNWDLSALRATSVVRTLQTKFGVQPSRMTAGGRSEYAPKDDNTNSAGRQQNRRTEIIITPKLDQFFNLLSNGQAGK; the protein is encoded by the coding sequence ATGAAGCAATTACTGATTCTAGTTTCGGCCGTTGTTATGATGACTTCCTGTAATTCGAAGAAGCGCATGGCCGAAATCAAATCAATTCAGGAAGCACGTGATAAAGCCATTGCCTCGCTGAATGACTGCGACAAGCGTACGGCCGATCTGCGGGCGCAACTCTCGACACAAACCACGGATCTGGATTCGAAAACCAAGCAGGTTGGCGACCTTCAGGCGCAGATCGATTACCTGAAAAAGACAAACACCAACCTCCTCGACCGGATGTCGGATCTGTCGATTGTGAGTAAGTCGGGTGCAGAAAGCATTAAAAAGTCGCTGGAAACGCTCAATGAGCAAACCAAATACACCAATAACCTGAACGCATCGATTCAGCGCAAAGATTCGATCAACCTCGCGCTGGTAATGAACCTGAAGCGGTCGCTGGACGATATCAACGATCAGGACGTACAGGTAGAAGTAAAGAAGGGCGTTGTCTATGTATCGATCTCGGACAAACTGTTGTTCCGTTCGGGTAGCTACGACATCACCCCCCGCGCTGAAACCGTACTGGGCAAAGTCGCTAAGGTTGTGAATGACCACAAAGACCTCGATATTCTGGTCGAAGGCCATACCGACATCGTCCCTATTTCGACGGCGGCTATTAAAGACAACTGGGATTTGAGCGCGCTGCGGGCTACATCGGTGGTGCGGACGCTGCAAACCAAATTCGGTGTACAGCCTTCGCGTATGACGGCCGGTGGTCGTTCGGAGTACGCGCCGAAAGATGACAACACCAACTCGGCTGGTCGTCAGCAGAACCGCCGGACGGAGATCATCATCACCCCGAAACTGGATCAGTTCTTCAACCTGCTGTCAAACGGTCAGGCTGGTAAATAA
- a CDS encoding aldose 1-epimerase family protein has translation MTTLENDFLRVTTRPQGAELTSILHKPTGIEHLWQADPAVWGWHAPNLFPIVGGLLNNELLIEGHAYPMERHGFARKLAFDLLDSTPTTAVWGLTSGKQTEPHFPYGFTFQISYELIDEQLVVTYKVFNQDTKTIYFSVGAHPAFAVPFNAGEAYEDYYIDFNEPEQLETHMLSKDGFFTGETRPVPLDGYKLHLTEHLFDQDALVFKQLNSRSVAIRSTKHSHSVDVEFPDFTYLGIWAKPGAPFVCIEPWLGCADSEGEPKPIQQKEAIQHVDVGGEFSASFTITFS, from the coding sequence ATGACTACGCTTGAAAACGACTTCCTCCGCGTCACGACCCGCCCGCAGGGGGCCGAACTAACGTCGATTCTACACAAGCCAACGGGCATCGAACACTTGTGGCAGGCCGACCCAGCCGTATGGGGCTGGCACGCACCCAACCTGTTCCCAATAGTCGGTGGTCTGTTAAACAACGAACTGCTGATTGAGGGGCATGCCTACCCGATGGAGCGACACGGCTTTGCCCGCAAACTCGCGTTCGACCTCCTCGACTCAACACCGACGACCGCCGTCTGGGGCCTGACTTCCGGCAAACAGACCGAACCTCATTTCCCCTACGGCTTTACATTCCAGATCAGTTACGAGCTGATCGACGAGCAATTGGTCGTTACGTATAAGGTGTTCAATCAGGATACGAAGACAATTTACTTTTCTGTTGGTGCTCATCCGGCGTTTGCGGTTCCGTTCAACGCGGGAGAAGCTTATGAAGATTACTACATCGACTTCAACGAGCCGGAGCAATTGGAAACGCATATGCTATCGAAAGACGGCTTTTTTACGGGTGAAACCAGACCCGTGCCACTCGATGGGTACAAACTTCATCTGACCGAACATCTGTTCGATCAGGACGCGCTCGTCTTTAAGCAGCTAAACTCGCGGAGCGTTGCGATCCGTAGCACGAAGCACTCGCACTCGGTCGACGTCGAATTTCCCGACTTTACGTATCTGGGTATCTGGGCCAAGCCGGGCGCGCCGTTCGTCTGTATCGAACCGTGGCTTGGCTGCGCCGACAGTGAGGGCGAACCGAAGCCAATCCAGCAGAAAGAAGCCATTCAGCACGTCGACGTCGGGGGCGAGTTCAGCGCTTCATTCACAATCACGTTTTCGTAG
- the rpsG gene encoding 30S ribosomal protein S7, whose amino-acid sequence MRKAKPPKRYVLPDPKYKEVLVTKFVNNLMYEGKKSLAYSIFYDALDVVAKRTSESGLDTWKKALNNVMPSVEVKSRRVGGATFQVPTEVRADRKVAVGMKWLIRYARSRGEKTMVDRLAAEIVAASKGEGAAVKKKDDTHRMAEANKAFSHFRF is encoded by the coding sequence ATGAGAAAGGCGAAACCGCCCAAGCGTTACGTACTGCCCGATCCTAAATACAAGGAGGTGCTCGTAACCAAATTTGTTAACAACCTGATGTACGAAGGCAAGAAGAGCCTGGCGTACTCGATCTTCTACGACGCCCTTGACGTGGTTGCCAAGCGCACCAGCGAAAGCGGCCTCGATACATGGAAGAAGGCATTGAACAACGTCATGCCGTCGGTTGAAGTAAAAAGCCGTCGCGTCGGTGGAGCTACCTTCCAGGTGCCGACCGAAGTACGGGCAGACCGGAAGGTCGCGGTAGGCATGAAATGGCTGATCCGGTATGCTCGTTCGCGGGGTGAAAAAACCATGGTAGACCGGCTCGCAGCCGAGATCGTAGCTGCCTCGAAAGGGGAAGGCGCGGCTGTGAAAAAGAAGGACGATACGCACCGCATGGCTGAAGCCAACAAGGCGTTCTCGCACTTCCGGTTCTAA
- the rpsL gene encoding 30S ribosomal protein S12 has product MPTIQQLVRKGREKLEFKSKSPALDACPQRRGVCTRVYTTTPKKPNSALRKVARVRLTNQKEVNAYIPGEGHNLQEHSIVLIRGGRVKDLPGVRYHIVRGALDTAGVNGRLQSRSKYGAKRPKPGQAPAAGKGAPAKKKK; this is encoded by the coding sequence ATGCCTACCATACAACAATTGGTGCGTAAAGGTCGCGAGAAGCTCGAATTCAAGTCGAAATCGCCTGCTCTCGATGCCTGCCCACAACGTCGGGGGGTATGTACACGCGTGTACACCACGACGCCGAAGAAGCCGAACTCGGCTCTTCGTAAAGTTGCCCGTGTTCGTCTGACGAACCAGAAAGAAGTCAACGCCTACATCCCAGGTGAAGGTCACAACCTCCAGGAGCACTCGATCGTACTGATCCGTGGTGGCCGGGTGAAAGATCTGCCAGGTGTACGTTATCACATTGTACGCGGTGCGCTCGACACAGCCGGTGTAAACGGTCGTTTGCAGAGCCGCTCGAAGTACGGTGCCAAGCGGCCGAAACCAGGTCAGGCTCCAGCAGCTGGCAAAGGTGCGCCAGCTAAGAAGAAAAAATAG
- a CDS encoding DUF3467 domain-containing protein, which produces MTPQQPNQEGSIDVELSEEIAEGVYANLAMIAHSNSEFILDFIRLMPGVPKAKVKARIILTPEHAKRLLDALTENISRYEEANGDISKPSDSFHFPAGGFGGPGGQA; this is translated from the coding sequence ATGACACCACAGCAACCCAATCAGGAAGGCTCGATCGACGTTGAACTCAGCGAAGAAATTGCCGAAGGCGTTTATGCCAACCTGGCGATGATTGCTCACTCAAACAGCGAATTCATCCTGGATTTTATTCGGCTTATGCCCGGCGTTCCGAAGGCAAAGGTCAAAGCCCGTATCATTCTGACCCCTGAACATGCCAAGCGTCTGCTCGATGCGTTGACCGAAAATATCAGTCGGTACGAAGAAGCCAATGGAGACATCAGCAAGCCTTCCGATTCATTCCATTTCCCGGCGGGTGGTTTCGGTGGCCCCGGTGGTCAGGCTTAG
- a CDS encoding serine hydrolase produces MRLLLLIGCWLVAVNAQSQTAVEKSLTQRVQRFYNAQQADSLYLIMSLTFQQQVPQPALRQFIANSYAQLGRWQRSEYVREHDGFAEYEGIFDRGTMIVKVAADATGKLAGFGLAPILVSKPVATDNRLRSSFDRTLDSLVRAHARHQLMVGMSIGLICHDSLFVYNYGETNRTNGRLPTDSTLYEIGSISKTFTATILANYVGWGLTKLDDPVNQHLPDSIPTLQHDGTVVTLRMLANHTSGLPRLPNNLGNVGSPPDNPYQAYDDKALFAYLKTVPLASKPGTTYQYSNLGTGLLGTILTRIAGKSYSQLLSSVITEPLAMTQTTLPLRSTDRLRLAQGYNATGQPTANWDFQALAGAGGIRSTAHDMLRYLRAELKGSPESLGMAMQMTRIVTFQDNSTGVGLSWHQSASKTGWWHTGGTGGYASFAGFDPKSRTALVILSNVAAPVDELALAITRLLNR; encoded by the coding sequence ATGCGCCTGTTGCTGTTGATTGGCTGCTGGCTTGTCGCTGTCAACGCGCAAAGCCAAACGGCAGTGGAGAAATCGCTGACGCAGCGTGTGCAACGCTTTTACAATGCGCAACAAGCCGATTCGCTGTACCTGATTATGTCACTAACGTTTCAACAGCAGGTACCGCAACCGGCTTTGCGACAATTTATAGCCAACTCGTACGCGCAGTTGGGGCGTTGGCAACGTAGCGAATACGTTCGTGAGCACGACGGATTCGCCGAATACGAAGGGATATTTGACCGGGGTACAATGATTGTCAAGGTGGCCGCCGACGCGACCGGCAAGCTAGCTGGCTTCGGCCTAGCACCGATACTCGTATCGAAACCGGTAGCTACTGACAACCGGCTGCGTTCTTCGTTCGATCGGACGCTTGATTCGCTCGTACGTGCTCACGCCCGACACCAGTTAATGGTTGGTATGAGCATCGGCCTGATTTGCCACGACAGTCTGTTCGTCTACAACTATGGCGAAACAAATCGCACGAACGGCCGTCTCCCTACCGACAGTACGCTATACGAGATTGGCTCAATCAGTAAAACGTTCACCGCGACGATACTAGCCAACTACGTCGGCTGGGGCCTTACAAAGCTTGACGACCCGGTTAATCAACACCTGCCCGATTCTATTCCCACGCTTCAGCACGACGGGACCGTTGTTACGTTGCGTATGCTGGCTAATCATACGTCAGGTTTACCCCGCCTACCAAACAATCTGGGTAACGTGGGTAGCCCGCCAGACAACCCCTATCAGGCCTACGACGACAAAGCATTGTTTGCTTACCTCAAAACGGTACCACTGGCTAGTAAGCCCGGCACCACCTATCAGTATTCCAATCTGGGGACAGGTCTACTGGGTACTATCCTAACACGCATCGCGGGCAAATCATATAGCCAGCTGCTCAGCAGCGTGATTACTGAGCCGCTGGCTATGACGCAGACAACGCTACCGCTCCGGTCAACCGACCGGCTTCGACTGGCCCAAGGTTATAACGCAACTGGCCAACCAACAGCAAACTGGGACTTTCAGGCCTTAGCGGGCGCGGGTGGTATTCGCTCCACCGCTCATGATATGCTACGCTATCTACGCGCTGAACTCAAGGGCTCACCCGAATCTTTAGGTATGGCTATGCAGATGACCCGAATCGTTACTTTTCAGGACAACAGCACAGGTGTTGGCCTGAGCTGGCATCAGTCAGCATCGAAAACGGGCTGGTGGCATACTGGCGGTACGGGCGGCTACGCCAGTTTCGCCGGTTTCGATCCGAAGTCACGGACCGCACTGGTTATTCTGTCGAACGTAGCCGCGCCGGTTGACGAACTGGCTTTAGCTATTACTCGTTTGCTAAACCGTTGA
- a CDS encoding DUF3887 domain-containing protein, whose amino-acid sequence MKQVVFIACFALLGLTTNAQTTTAPADTAKLNSLARQTQRYFNDNQVDSLYTLMGATFKQQISAEKMREVTAQLTGQLGKWTSLEPRGVQDGIVRYKATFAMAPLDFYLSRDKEGKIETFLFKPYQE is encoded by the coding sequence ATGAAACAAGTCGTCTTTATTGCCTGCTTCGCGCTGCTGGGACTGACCACCAACGCGCAAACTACCACCGCCCCCGCCGACACGGCAAAACTCAACTCACTAGCACGGCAAACGCAGCGTTATTTCAACGATAATCAGGTCGACTCACTCTATACGCTAATGGGTGCGACGTTTAAGCAGCAGATATCGGCGGAGAAGATGCGGGAAGTAACGGCCCAGCTTACGGGTCAGCTTGGCAAATGGACAAGCCTCGAACCACGCGGTGTGCAGGACGGTATTGTCCGTTACAAAGCAACGTTCGCGATGGCTCCGCTCGATTTCTACCTCAGCCGCGACAAAGAAGGCAAAATCGAAACGTTCCTGTTCAAGCCCTATCAGGAATAA
- a CDS encoding OmpA family protein, whose amino-acid sequence MNAPGVLAIGLLTFASFTAAAQSKPDSAAASASRAENLGNQVNSEYNEVNPMISPDGKTLYFARISHPNNTHGTKGSQDIWYAELDPATNKWGPARRLGFPLNKDEYNCAYSITPDGNTMLVKGQYANGNYETRGFSLAKKTASGWSAPQKIDVPNYVNLSKGQFDCGFMSADGKVLLMAFSEKKNSKEDDIYVSFRQKDGSWSKPMDLGPEVNSKFTETTPFLAPDGATLYFSSDRDGGQGSNDIYVCKRVDKTWKHWSKPVNLGPSVNTDGYDAYYTLSASGDYAYLTTFKNTLGKGDIVRVKLADDQPTSRPAKMGGSDDIAANQPSTRPDPVALVSGRVVDQKSGKPVEARIVYQTLSDGTEVGEATSDPVSGEYKIVLPYGQKYSMRAIAKDFIAEGDNIDLTQTPKGFQEITGKELKLIPIEVGQSIRLNNIFFDTGKSELRPESGPELDRLVTTLNESPKMTIEVRGHTDNTGSNAINEKLSQDRADAVREYFISKGIEPDRIGSKGFGESKPVATNDTDAGRQQNRRVEFVIVKK is encoded by the coding sequence ATGAATGCCCCCGGCGTCCTTGCCATTGGCCTGCTTACATTCGCTTCGTTCACGGCTGCTGCTCAGTCGAAACCAGACTCGGCGGCAGCGTCGGCGTCACGGGCCGAGAACTTGGGCAATCAGGTCAATTCCGAATACAATGAGGTCAATCCGATGATTTCGCCGGATGGCAAAACGCTGTACTTCGCCCGGATCAGCCACCCCAACAACACCCATGGTACCAAAGGCAGTCAAGACATCTGGTACGCCGAACTCGACCCAGCCACCAATAAATGGGGACCTGCCCGCCGACTGGGTTTTCCGCTTAACAAGGACGAATACAACTGTGCCTATAGCATTACCCCCGACGGGAATACGATGCTCGTAAAGGGGCAGTACGCCAACGGCAATTATGAAACGCGGGGCTTTTCGCTGGCTAAGAAAACCGCTAGCGGCTGGTCGGCACCGCAGAAAATTGATGTACCCAACTACGTCAATCTGAGCAAAGGGCAGTTTGACTGCGGCTTTATGTCGGCCGACGGTAAGGTGTTGCTGATGGCGTTCAGCGAAAAGAAAAACAGCAAGGAAGACGACATCTACGTCAGCTTCCGGCAGAAAGATGGGTCGTGGAGCAAGCCGATGGATTTGGGGCCGGAAGTCAATTCAAAATTCACCGAGACGACCCCTTTCCTTGCTCCCGATGGGGCGACGCTCTACTTTTCGAGTGACCGCGACGGTGGGCAGGGCAGCAACGATATCTACGTCTGTAAGCGGGTCGATAAAACGTGGAAGCACTGGTCGAAACCCGTCAACCTCGGCCCCAGCGTGAACACCGATGGGTATGACGCCTACTATACGCTCAGCGCGTCAGGCGATTATGCGTATCTGACGACCTTTAAAAATACATTAGGCAAAGGCGATATTGTCCGGGTGAAACTGGCCGACGACCAGCCTACCAGTCGCCCGGCTAAGATGGGTGGCAGCGACGATATAGCCGCTAACCAGCCCAGCACCCGCCCCGACCCCGTCGCCCTTGTTAGTGGTCGCGTTGTCGATCAGAAAAGTGGTAAACCCGTCGAAGCGCGTATCGTGTATCAAACCCTTTCCGACGGCACCGAAGTAGGCGAAGCGACATCGGACCCGGTATCTGGCGAGTACAAAATCGTGCTGCCCTACGGCCAGAAATATTCGATGCGGGCCATCGCCAAGGATTTCATCGCCGAAGGCGACAATATTGACCTGACGCAGACACCGAAAGGCTTTCAGGAAATTACCGGCAAGGAATTGAAGCTGATTCCGATTGAAGTGGGCCAGTCGATCCGGTTGAACAACATTTTCTTCGATACGGGTAAGTCTGAACTCCGTCCCGAATCCGGTCCCGAACTCGACCGGCTCGTCACGACGCTCAACGAATCGCCCAAAATGACGATTGAAGTGCGCGGCCATACCGACAATACGGGTTCCAATGCCATCAACGAAAAGCTCTCGCAGGACCGGGCCGACGCCGTGCGTGAGTATTTCATCAGCAAAGGCATTGAGCCTGACCGCATTGGTAGTAAGGGTTTTGGCGAAAGCAAGCCCGTTGCGACCAACGATACCGATGCAGGTCGTCAGCAGAACCGGCGCGTTGAGTTTGTTATCGTCAAGAAATAA
- a CDS encoding type II toxin-antitoxin system HicA family toxin, with the protein MNLSPKRLIKILEANGFYLKRMGKGSHHIYYNSDSRITVPVPVHGKDMKKGTFLGILSDAGIDTSTLDQY; encoded by the coding sequence ATGAATCTTTCCCCAAAACGGCTTATAAAAATTCTGGAAGCAAACGGGTTTTACCTCAAGCGTATGGGTAAGGGTAGCCATCATATCTACTATAATTCAGACAGCCGTATTACGGTACCTGTGCCCGTTCACGGCAAAGACATGAAAAAGGGCACATTTCTTGGTATCCTCAGTGATGCTGGAATCGATACATCCACACTGGACCAGTATTGA
- a CDS encoding type II toxin-antitoxin system HicB family antitoxin: MKTLQYRLILTPEPEGGYTVKVPAIRGCITYGETVEEAIAMAKDAIEGCLEVLAEEGQPIPPDDSRTLEYSLSLTTELA, from the coding sequence ATGAAGACATTACAATATCGGTTGATTCTGACGCCGGAACCTGAAGGCGGCTACACAGTAAAAGTGCCTGCGATTCGAGGCTGTATTACGTATGGAGAAACGGTCGAAGAAGCCATAGCAATGGCTAAAGATGCCATAGAGGGCTGCTTAGAGGTACTGGCCGAAGAAGGACAACCTATTCCACCGGATGATAGCCGGACGCTGGAATACTCCCTGAGCCTGACGACCGAATTGGCATGA